From the Conger conger chromosome 14, fConCon1.1, whole genome shotgun sequence genome, one window contains:
- the LOC133110332 gene encoding potassium channel subfamily K member 15-like: MKKQNIRTFSLILCMFSYLLVGAAVFDALESETENSRKRILEEKRDDVKKKYGFSDDDYRAIECVVLQAEPHRAGRQWKFAGSFYFAITVITTIGYGHAAPGTDGGKVFCMFYAALGIPLTLVMFQSLGERMNTFVRYLLRKTKQSLGLRRTEVSMENMVLVGLLSCIGTLGVGAATFSYYEGWTFFNAYYYCFITLTTIGFGDFVALQKKEDLQEKTSYVAFSFMYILVGLTVIGAFLNLVVLRFLTMNSEDERRDAEQRASFKRGRGVGWGVAGRQGGLSSDEDRCSRSTLFLPMDESASCINLIPSPSKDQEQELEQVYLQRFHPPKPESRLRSLCPCVCYQLGVCDSPTLSHHDHPGCHTNFVYYNSISYRIDEGSHSSREDVAQCSSEGACISPLTRRNSL, from the exons ATGAAGAAGCAGAACATTCGAACCTTTTCTCTGATCCTGTGCATGTTTTCCTACCTGCTCGTTGGGGCCGCCGTTTTCGATGCACTGGAGTCAGAAACTGAAAACTCGAGGAAGAGAATACTTGAAGAGAAACGTGACGACGTTAAGAAGAAATACGGCTTTTCAGATGATGACTATCGAGCAATAGAGTGTGTGGTTTTGCAAGCTGAGCCCCATCGCGCAGGGAGGCAGTGGAAATTCGCTGGATCCTTCTACTTTGCCATCACCGTCATAACAACGATAG GCTATGGCCATGCGGCTCCTGGTACAGATGGAGGAAAGGTGTTCTGCATGTTCTACGCGGCTCTGGGGATCCCCCTGACGCTTGTGATGTTCCAAAGCCTGGGGGAGAGGATGAACACCTTCGTCCGCTACCTGCTGAGGAAGACCAAGCAGAGCCTCGGCCTGCGGCGGACAGAGGTCTCCATGGAGAACATGGTGCTGGTGGGTTTGCTGTCCTGCATTGGCACCCTGGGCGTTGGGGCGGCCACCTTCTCCTACTACGAGGGCTGGACCTTCTTCAACGCCTACTACTACTGCTTCATCACCCTCACCACCATCGGCTTCGGGGACTTTGTGGCCCTGCAGAAGAAGGAGGACCTGCAGGAGAAGACGTCCTACGTGGCCTTCAGCTTCATGTACATCCTGGTGGGGCTGACGGTCATTGGGGCCTTCCTCAACCTGGTGGTGCTCCGCTTCCTCACCATGAACTCGGAGGATGAGAGACGCGACGCGGAGCAGCGGGCGTCCTTCAAGAGGGGACGGGGCGTGGGATGGGGCGTTGCCGGGAGGCAGGGGGGACTCAGCTCAGATGAGGACAGGTGCAGTAGAAGCACCCTCTTCCTGCCCATGGACGAGAGTGCCAGCTGCATCAACCTCATCCCGTCGCCAAGCAAGGACCAGGAGCAGGAACTGGAGCAGGTGTACCTCCAACGGTTTCACCCCCCAAAACCAGAGTCCCGCCTCCGATCCCTCTGCCCCTGCGTTTGCTACCAGCTGGGTGTCTGTGACAGCCCCACCCTCTCACACCATGACCATCCAGGCTGCCACACCAACTTTGTCTACTATAACTCCATCTCTTACAGGATAGATGAGGGGTCCCACAGCTCGAGGGAAGACGTAGCCCAGTGTTCCTCTGAGGGGGCCTGCATTTCCCCGCTCACGAGGAGGAATTCGTTATAG